The Pseudomonadota bacterium DNA segment AATTGACGAGCTGATCGGTACGAATCTGCTTTTCCCGGAGCGGTTTTGGTGAAACGTTTCGCTTGGCAAAGGGGCCTGCGATCGCAAGGGGAAAGCACGCCATGAGCGAGCAAGCGGTTACCGCTCAGCCGCGCGACGAGACGGTCAAGGGCATCCTGTTCCTGTTGCTCGCGATCGCCATCTTCTCGATCCAGGATGTGATCGTAAAGGAGATGAGCACGAGCTATCCGGTGCTGGAGTTCGTCTTTGGACGCTCGCTCGCATCGTTGCTGCCGGTCATCTTTTTGGTGTGGCTGGAGACGAGGGGCAAGGGCTTCACGACGAAGCGGCCCCTGTTCCATGCGGCGCGCGGCTTCATCATGCTGCTCGCCTATACGACTTATTACCTGGCGGTCGCGTCGATGCCGCTTGCCGCCGCTGTTGCGGTGTTCTTCGCCGGGCCGCTCTTCGTGACGGCGATCTCGGCAATCTTCATGGGTGAACAGGTCGGTCCCAGGCGCTGGACGGCTGTCGTTGTCGGCTTCATCGGTGTTCTGGTGGTCATGCGTCCGGACATCGACGACATGGACCTCGGCGCGATCTTCGCTGTCGCTTCAGCATTTTTCTATGCCATCAGCGTTGTCATGACACGCTCGTTGGGCCGCACCGAAAGTGGCGCCAGCATGGTGCTATCGCAATCGTTGATTTACCTGCTGTTCTCCGGTTTGGCAGGTCTCGCTATGCAGGACATCGCCGTCGACCGCGATGCCCATGCGGGCATCCAGTTTCTTTTGCGTGGCTGGATCATACCCGACTGGGAGGGCATAGGCTTGATGGTCCTTTGCGGATTGATCGCGACGATCGGTTTCTACGGCATCGCCCAGGCCTATCGCATCGGAGCATCAAGCGCGGTCGCGCCGTTCGAATACAGCGGCATCCTGTGGGGCACATTCTGGGGTTTCGTCATCTGGACTGAAGTGCCTGACTTCTGGACCATCGTCGGCATCGTCATCATCGTCGGCAGCGGCATTTACGTCCTGCGTCGCGAGGCCCAGGTCGGGCGCAAGGTCGTCACCGGCCGCAGCCTTCGCAACCGCATGTGACGCTTGACGCCCGCCGTTCGTGCGCCATGCTGCCCGCCACGACTCCAGGGAGGTGATCATGAGCGAGCGGCCTAATGAACGCGTGGCGTACTTCAACGGCGAGATCATTCCCGAAAGCCATGTGCTCGTGCCGTTTCGTGACCGCGGTTTCCGATGGGGCGACGGCGCGTTCGACACGGAGCGCACGGTCGACGGCAAGATCTTTAAGCTGGGCCCGCATATCGACCGCCTCTACCGCTCC contains these protein-coding regions:
- a CDS encoding DMT family transporter; its protein translation is MSEQAVTAQPRDETVKGILFLLLAIAIFSIQDVIVKEMSTSYPVLEFVFGRSLASLLPVIFLVWLETRGKGFTTKRPLFHAARGFIMLLAYTTYYLAVASMPLAAAVAVFFAGPLFVTAISAIFMGEQVGPRRWTAVVVGFIGVLVVMRPDIDDMDLGAIFAVASAFFYAISVVMTRSLGRTESGASMVLSQSLIYLLFSGLAGLAMQDIAVDRDAHAGIQFLLRGWIIPDWEGIGLMVLCGLIATIGFYGIAQAYRIGASSAVAPFEYSGILWGTFWGFVIWTEVPDFWTIVGIVIIVGSGIYVLRREAQVGRKVVTGRSLRNRM